ATTTATCTTGCGTGTGAAaaaactcttttcttttcttatttgcaATTTTTTGTTCAGTAAGAAAATCTGCTTTGATCTTTGGACAAGGACAGTTTATCAATTATAGAATCATGCCATCTCAATCACATAAATATAGTGGTGTTAAATGTCAGAAAAAAAACTGACTAAGATTAGGATTAAGATGCCTATATTCATATAtgttcaaaaataacaaaaaattaaaaaactcctaaagcagaaaaaagaaaaaatcagAATCCATATTCATACATAAACTGATAGTGATTGCTACATAGTTTCTAGTTAAGACGAATTCTGGGCATTTCTTCCTAATCAATAATCATTAATTAATCCACCGTTTCCGTAGATTTAGTAGCTGTGTTTGTCAATTTGCATTACTTAATTTAGGCTGTGTTACACAATTTAACTCATGTCTTAATTTGTAAGCAAACTTCCAAAACGACACTAAATtataaacttgaaaataattgCATTTTTCTTGATTTCACAGAGGAAGTGGTACTCCAATTTCCATAAAAACACGCATCTGAAAAATGCaggtaaattaattaataagacAGTAATTCAAAGCACGtcaatttcccaaaaaaaatatatgtagaaattaaattactccCTGTGGAAGAAGCAGGTATCAAatcaaatactattattatcaataataataataactccCAATATCAAAATagcaaaagaaaacaaaaataaatttaggcCTAATTAATTACCCTAATTTCAGAAATCTGGAAATCAATCACTCACTCACACCTTGAAAACGATGAGATCATTGCACCAAACCTCCTCTTCCGCCTTGATTTCATCCATGAGTAAGCTGAAATTGTCGCTGCCGTCGTTGATCGTGATGAGGTCCTTGATCTCCTCGATGCTGCTGTAGTAATCCTGCGGATTATCGTTGAAGCAGGCGTAAttcgaggaggaagaggaggtgCCGGCGTCGTTGAAGAAGAGGTTTTGGTGGTGATCGTCAATTCCTTGGAAGGCGAAGCTCTGGTGGCTGATCTGGCTGCCGTCGGAGGAGCTGCAGCTGCCTTGATCAAACGCCAACACATTATTGGGGTTGGTGTAGGCGTCACACAGTGGGGGTGTTTGTGCGTGGAATGGAGAGGGCGCCGAGTAGTATTGAATGAATGGAGGGTTTGGTGATGGTGATGGCGATGGGATTGGGAGCGGGTGGAGGAGTTGGCGGTGGTGAGTGTTAGCCATGTTGATGAGCTTCTTCTTCAGCTTCGTGTTCCAGTAGTTTTTGATGTCGTTGTCTGTTCTCCCCGGTAATTGAGCCGCAATTATCGACCACCTGAATATGCATTTACACAAAATTAAGTTTCATTTTCTCTACCTcgatctctctctatatatatatatatgtgtgtgtgtgtgtgtataagTACCTGCTTCCGATGGTGGAGAAGAGAGAGCAGATGATTCGATCTTCGTCATCGGTGAATTCGCCGTGTTTGATGTTGGGTCTGAGGTAGTTTAGCCATCTCAGTCTGCAGCTCTTTCCACATCTTCTCAGCCctatgattttgaagccaacaATTTAgtaaagttagagagagaaagaggagatCAAAGAGATGGAGAAGCATACCAACTTTGTGAGGGAGAGCAATCCAGTTGCCACCGGTGCCATTTTTGTCGATGTATTCTTTGAGCTTAGCATCTTCTTCAGGAGACCATGGACCTTTCTTGACATTTGCCTTGTCACAGCAAGGAGCTCTTCCCATCTCTagatctctctcttcagcttGTGTTAGAGATGGGATATTGTTTCTTTACAAGAATTTTGTCTTCTAAACTgtgacatgtatatatataagtgtTGTGATGGTGGAAAGCACACAAGTCAAAGTTGGAGGCACTCAATTTTTGTATCAAGCGTACCTAAGcatttgattaaattaatatttgccATCATCACCAAACGGGGGGACTCACTGTCTAACTGTACAGTTTTGGCTGTTTTGGGCCTCAATAATCCAATATACTCCTATATGAAAATGATTGATTATATAATTGTCCATCTAATACACATGTATGTATGCCAAATCAAACTTCAAATAAATCGTACGTGATGTGGCCATCATGTTGGCTTGTGGTGGCAGGGTCAGGGATAGTCaatactctaattaaaatctgaaGTGTTTGTGATATATTTAGAAACATATATAATGCTCCCAATACGATAGGATTTCGAATCACTATGATAAGTGGAAAATAGGAAGATATTATACTATGATTTATTTGATGTTGTCATGCTTAGTCGTCAAGGAAGAGTGTCACCTATAGTAGTTATGACAACGCTACAGTTGTTTTCCTACACTTCCAGTTCCAGTTCCAGTTCCAGTTCTTTCAATGTAGGTGCTACTTCTAATTAACTACCATCATCATATGTATATCTAGTTTTTAACACTAATCCTCTaattctttctctctcatcatcTATCTATTTCGAAGCTCCTTATCGTCCATGTTGGAGCTACTTCCGGTAAAGCCGACTCCAAAAAAAGTACCCATAACTGTTAAGGGTGGTTTGAGTCCCTTAGCATCCAAATCCTGGCTACGTCTCTGGTCCTGCCTCTGTGTCAAATATTTGGTGAACTAGCAATTAACCTGTGGCAGAACCATTGGTTTATTGttctattatttttttggaaCTAGAAAAGGACGATCTTATTTTTTGTTATGGTTATGGTTCAAAAGTGTTGATCAACCATTGTTCCGATTAAAATTGACATGTCTAGCATAAATTAAGGTCGGTACTACATTTGGAGGAATCTATATTGGGTATAACATAAAGTAAACAACATGAAAACAAAAATTGGATACGAACTTTGGGGGTAATAAAATGTGTAATTATGTAATGTGATGAGGTGGGGATGGATTGTGTAATGAGATCTCATATTTGGCTAAATGTATAAAAAGTAACATAAGTTTGTGCGTTCAATTTAAGCAAGTTGGTTAAGAATTTTATTTACTTAAGCTATAAAATAATAACGTGAAAGGGTCAAAGCAATGTACATGTGTACTcagtaatagtagtactaaagtAGAAAACCATGTATTTGACCAGGCCAATTAGTACTTCTGACACGTTTAATTTAGAATATATGCATGTACTATATTATAGTGAAAACAAATGAAAGGAGCAAAGTGAAAATTGCATGATCGCAAATGTG
This sequence is a window from Salvia splendens isolate huo1 chromosome 14, SspV2, whole genome shotgun sequence. Protein-coding genes within it:
- the LOC121763719 gene encoding transcription factor RAX2-like is translated as MGRAPCCDKANVKKGPWSPEEDAKLKEYIDKNGTGGNWIALPHKVGLRRCGKSCRLRWLNYLRPNIKHGEFTDDEDRIICSLFSTIGSRWSIIAAQLPGRTDNDIKNYWNTKLKKKLINMANTHHRQLLHPLPIPSPSPSPNPPFIQYYSAPSPFHAQTPPLCDAYTNPNNVLAFDQGSCSSSDGSQISHQSFAFQGIDDHHQNLFFNDAGTSSSSSNYACFNDNPQDYYSSIEEIKDLITINDGSDNFSLLMDEIKAEEEVWCNDLIVFKV